The genomic DNA GAAATCCTGCTGGAAGCCGTCGTCGATCATCCCGGTCTTCAAGACGTCGTTGGCCTCTCGTTGCTCTGCCGTCGCGGCCTGATTCCTTACTACGAGACCGTCGGATTCGAACGCTTCGACCCCGAAACCGAGATTCCGGAAGGGGGTACCGAAGAGATGGTCCGAATGACCTACACGCAGAGCGAGTGAGCCACGCGACTGCCAGGCATCTGGTCAGTCGTCGTGGCCGAAGTACGAGGACTCGAGCGGCGACGCGAGGGACTCAGCCGTCGTAACCGTGACCGACGTAGAGGGCAAAGACGTTGGCCACCAGCAACGTGACGAATGCCACTATGACGGTTGGATCGCCGAGCCCCTGTGTGAGGAGGGGAAGGTACACGAAGGGCAACGCGATAGCGGCCCAGAACGAGAGGAACTGGACCGGTCCTTTGAGCGAGCGGACGATCCGGTCGTAGTACTCGCGGTGGGGCTCCGTCTCGGGGCTCGACGGAGTGATCGATTCGTTCGAAAGGGGGGAGGGGTTGGACATTGGGCGGGGCACCTCTTCTCGAGTACGACATTCAGCCACCACATCATATAATAGGCTGAAAATTGGCGTCGTTTCGGACCGTTTCACCCGCTGTAACCATAGCCAAACAACATTTTTCGACGGTTCAGAAACAGTTAGACGTTTTATAACCTATTCTGAGCCGTTTTTCCGAAACTGGGGCGAAACGGGCGGAATTCGGTCGACGAACACCCGCGATCGGATCGCCGACGGCGACGAGCGGAATGCCCTTGTACCGGGGGCGGCATGGCTCTCTCATGAGCGAGCGAGCGGCGACTGTCACGCGCGAAACGGCCGAGACGACGATCGAGTGTACGCTCGAGATCGACGGCAGCGGCACGGCCGCGATCGACACCGGCGTCGGCTTCTTCGATCACATGCTGACGTCGTTCACCAAACACGGCCTGTTCGACCTCGAGGTCGAGTGCGACGGCGACCTCGAGATCGACGACCATCACACGGTCGA from Natrinema salaciae includes the following:
- a CDS encoding GNAT family N-acetyltransferase, whose amino-acid sequence is MTDYTYYANVFDVIVAADRRGQGVGEILLEAVVDHPGLQDVVGLSLLCRRGLIPYYETVGFERFDPETEIPEGGTEEMVRMTYTQSE